One genomic segment of Bifidobacterium breve DSM 20213 = JCM 1192 includes these proteins:
- a CDS encoding MFS transporter, which yields MSIGLPRKLLAGFIAIAVFMTGDGFELTFLSKYIVDQGFSSSQASLMFTMYGLMAAVAGWASGVLAEMFGAKRIMLIGAISWICLHLVFLTMALPSGSYALMLAVYAMRGVGYPLFIYSFVVLISQTVDPGKLATAMGWFWTSYSFGIGVFGAYLPSFTIGWVGEYGSLWLSLPFAVAGLLICLALVPSTRNEKTEGMSAKEKFHELSRGATILVENRQIALAAVVRVICNLTLYGFPVIMPLYLATHTNGGGAWFEVSQWSQIWGFQFVVTVFGNVFWGRMGDRYGWMRQMRWFGCWGCVLGTLGMYYIPRFFGGNMALMCADAIVLGLGISAFVPMGAIFPALAPEHKGAAISAHNLASGLTTFFGPLIATVLISTVGYSGVCWAYAGLYAVGSLITVFIRPKQPGFDERGRRLKGKGATVLESRKPLESSGELAQPEPECRG from the coding sequence ATGTCCATAGGATTGCCAAGGAAACTGTTGGCGGGATTCATTGCCATCGCCGTGTTCATGACCGGTGATGGCTTCGAACTCACCTTCCTGTCCAAATACATTGTCGATCAGGGATTCAGCTCATCTCAGGCCTCGCTGATGTTCACCATGTACGGGCTCATGGCCGCGGTCGCAGGCTGGGCGTCTGGCGTGCTCGCCGAGATGTTCGGCGCCAAGCGCATCATGCTCATCGGCGCGATCTCGTGGATCTGCCTGCATCTGGTGTTCCTGACCATGGCATTGCCGTCCGGTTCCTATGCGTTGATGCTCGCGGTGTACGCGATGCGAGGCGTGGGATATCCGTTGTTCATCTACAGCTTCGTGGTCCTGATCTCGCAGACCGTCGATCCGGGCAAGCTCGCCACGGCGATGGGCTGGTTCTGGACGTCCTATTCCTTCGGCATCGGCGTGTTCGGCGCATACCTGCCGAGTTTCACCATCGGATGGGTCGGGGAATACGGCAGCTTGTGGCTGTCCCTGCCGTTCGCGGTTGCCGGTCTGCTGATCTGCCTTGCCCTGGTGCCGTCGACCCGCAACGAGAAGACGGAAGGGATGAGCGCCAAGGAGAAATTCCATGAGCTGAGCCGCGGCGCCACCATCCTCGTGGAGAACCGGCAGATCGCCCTCGCGGCGGTGGTCCGTGTGATCTGCAATCTCACGCTGTACGGATTCCCGGTCATCATGCCGCTGTATCTCGCCACCCATACCAATGGCGGCGGCGCATGGTTCGAAGTCTCGCAGTGGAGCCAGATCTGGGGATTCCAGTTCGTCGTCACCGTGTTCGGCAACGTGTTCTGGGGTCGTATGGGCGACCGTTACGGATGGATGCGGCAGATGCGCTGGTTCGGATGCTGGGGGTGCGTGCTCGGCACGCTGGGCATGTATTACATTCCCCGCTTCTTCGGCGGCAATATGGCGCTGATGTGCGCCGACGCGATTGTGCTCGGTCTGGGTATCTCCGCCTTCGTGCCGATGGGGGCCATATTCCCGGCCCTCGCCCCGGAGCATAAGGGCGCGGCGATTTCCGCACACAATCTCGCCTCCGGCTTGACCACGTTCTTCGGCCCGCTGATCGCCACGGTTCTCATCTCCACCGTCGGTTATAGCGGCGTGTGCTGGGCCTATGCCGGGCTCTATGCGGTCGGTTCGCTGATCACGGTGTTCATCCGGCCGAAGCAGCCCGGGTTCGATGAACGCGGGCGGCGACTGAAGGGCAAAGGCGCCACGGTCCTGGAATCCCGGAAGCCTCTGGAGTCGAGCGGCGAATTGGCGCAGCCCGAACCGGAATGTCGGGGGTAG
- a CDS encoding ROK family transcriptional regulator produces MKPMPSTAVKQANRQAIIDHLYRHGPSTKQHLQMTLGLSLPTITANLRDLEDEGLVGRGEPTESTGGRKAQTHVFAAKSHAAIGVRMRADGVTLVAVDLYGEVIARKRKRVSYRNTSDYYDMVGDFVTEFAGRVVRSGSQVLGIVFSIQGIVSPDGSAITFGQIVGNTGLTLEKLTRHIEFPALMIHDSDASAMAELWFDPSISDAVCIYLERRPGGAVIAHGTLYQGPNLSNGTVEHMCLVPGGKPCYCGQRGCMDPYCSPEALLEDGEGMPGFFSVLSQGERGHRKRFDEWMGYVAQAIVNIRSVIAGDVIIGGEAAQYLDDDMLTELKHRAESLSPFTTDFTLKKSICIEDQNTIGAALRFVRDYVDGICGRMRPLPRR; encoded by the coding sequence ATGAAGCCCATGCCATCCACAGCGGTCAAACAGGCCAACCGTCAGGCGATAATCGACCATCTGTACCGGCATGGCCCGTCCACCAAGCAGCATCTGCAGATGACCCTCGGGCTGAGCCTGCCCACCATCACCGCCAATCTGCGTGACCTTGAGGATGAGGGACTGGTCGGACGAGGCGAGCCGACGGAATCGACCGGCGGACGCAAGGCGCAGACCCACGTGTTCGCCGCGAAATCGCATGCGGCGATCGGCGTGAGGATGCGCGCGGACGGCGTCACGCTGGTGGCGGTGGACCTGTACGGCGAGGTGATCGCCCGCAAACGCAAGCGCGTCTCCTACCGCAACACCAGCGACTACTACGATATGGTCGGCGATTTCGTCACCGAATTCGCGGGGCGTGTGGTGCGTTCGGGAAGCCAGGTGCTCGGCATCGTCTTCTCCATCCAAGGCATAGTCTCCCCGGACGGCAGCGCGATCACCTTCGGGCAGATCGTCGGCAATACCGGTCTGACGCTGGAGAAACTCACCCGGCACATCGAATTCCCGGCGCTCATGATCCACGACTCGGACGCTTCGGCCATGGCCGAGCTCTGGTTCGACCCCAGCATCAGCGACGCCGTCTGCATCTATCTGGAACGGCGCCCGGGCGGTGCGGTGATCGCCCATGGAACGCTCTACCAAGGGCCGAACCTGTCCAACGGCACCGTGGAGCACATGTGCCTGGTGCCCGGCGGAAAACCCTGCTATTGCGGGCAGCGTGGATGCATGGACCCGTACTGCTCGCCGGAAGCCCTGCTGGAGGACGGCGAAGGCATGCCCGGTTTCTTCTCGGTGCTGAGCCAAGGCGAACGCGGGCATCGTAAGCGTTTCGACGAATGGATGGGGTACGTGGCGCAGGCGATCGTCAACATCCGTTCGGTGATCGCGGGCGACGTGATCATCGGTGGCGAAGCCGCGCAATATCTGGACGACGACATGCTGACCGAACTCAAGCATCGCGCGGAGTCGCTCAGCCCGTTCACGACCGACTTCACACTGAAGAAAAGCATCTGCATCGAGGATCAGAACACCATCGGCGCCGCGCTGCGTTTCGTGCGCGACTACGTGGACGGCATCTGCGGACGCATGAGGCCACTGCCCCGAAGGTGA
- a CDS encoding VOC family protein: MTKPMSAFTTDLQHSGMIARDLDETIAFYTEKLGFELAGLFHNGDNRCAFLRYGHLTIETWEGEPAPGVTGAINHWAFDTPDIEAAFANAKKLGLEFKDTEIQHIDSFWEHGIRYFNVYGPNDETIEFCQIV; encoded by the coding sequence ATGACCAAACCCATGTCCGCCTTCACCACCGATCTGCAGCATTCCGGCATGATCGCCAGGGATCTGGACGAAACCATCGCGTTCTACACGGAAAAGCTCGGATTTGAACTCGCCGGACTGTTCCATAACGGCGACAACCGTTGCGCGTTCCTGCGCTACGGGCATCTGACCATCGAAACCTGGGAGGGTGAGCCGGCACCCGGCGTCACCGGCGCCATCAACCACTGGGCGTTCGACACCCCGGATATCGAGGCCGCGTTCGCCAACGCCAAGAAGCTCGGTCTGGAGTTCAAGGACACCGAGATTCAGCACATCGACAGCTTCTGGGAGCATGGCATCCGCTACTTCAACGTGTACGGTCCCAATGACGAGACCATCGAATTCTGCCAGATCGTGTGA
- a CDS encoding MFS transporter, which produces MIRLLERLGVPRVLMLGFLAVAIFMTGDGFELTFLSKFMVDQGFTSSQASLLVTVYGLFAAAGGWSAGMLAEMFGARRVMMFGACWWIGIHLLFLGVAIPSRIYPLILGLYALRGIGYPLFIYSFVVLMAQHISPSRLASATGFFWTCFSLGIGVFGAYLPSFIMPVFGEYRTFWFALPFSIVGTIMCFLFVPKNKVVKGEGLSRKEQLKELAEGATILVTNRKILICAIIRIINNLLLYGFPVIMPLYLCTTHNGGINIFKTEEWMRIWGFVFVVTLIFNTFWGWFMDRFGWVWPMRWFGCAVLAVGSVAFYYIPQWFGANALMMIVASIIVGIGTCAFSSLPTIMTLYAGEGKQGAALSAYNLAAGLTTFAGPGVATILLPVIGYGGVCWTYAALYVLAFVLTLFIRPRQPGFDEHGHRIAKAKNGTAPQDDAVPAVNTVSEESIGVGVAAAEAV; this is translated from the coding sequence ATGATTAGGCTGCTTGAGCGCCTCGGCGTTCCCCGGGTGCTGATGCTCGGCTTCCTGGCCGTCGCGATCTTCATGACCGGTGACGGCTTCGAACTCACCTTCCTCTCCAAATTCATGGTGGATCAGGGATTCACCTCATCCCAGGCTTCGCTGTTGGTCACCGTGTACGGTCTGTTCGCCGCGGCGGGCGGATGGTCCGCCGGCATGCTTGCCGAGATGTTCGGTGCCAGACGCGTCATGATGTTCGGCGCATGCTGGTGGATCGGCATCCACCTGCTGTTCCTCGGCGTGGCCATCCCCAGCCGCATCTATCCGCTGATCCTCGGCCTGTACGCCCTGCGCGGCATCGGCTACCCGCTGTTCATCTACAGTTTCGTGGTGCTGATGGCGCAGCACATCTCCCCGTCCAGACTCGCCTCGGCCACCGGATTCTTCTGGACCTGCTTCTCGCTGGGCATCGGCGTGTTCGGCGCATACCTGCCGAGCTTCATCATGCCGGTGTTCGGCGAATACCGCACCTTCTGGTTCGCGCTGCCGTTCTCCATCGTCGGCACGATCATGTGCTTCCTGTTCGTGCCGAAGAACAAGGTCGTCAAAGGCGAAGGGCTGAGCCGTAAGGAACAGCTGAAGGAACTGGCCGAAGGCGCCACCATCCTCGTCACCAACCGCAAGATCCTCATCTGCGCGATTATCCGCATCATCAACAACCTGCTGCTGTACGGCTTCCCCGTCATCATGCCCCTATACCTGTGCACCACGCACAACGGCGGCATCAACATCTTCAAAACCGAGGAATGGATGCGCATCTGGGGCTTCGTATTCGTGGTCACCCTGATCTTCAACACCTTCTGGGGTTGGTTCATGGATCGTTTCGGATGGGTGTGGCCGATGCGCTGGTTCGGTTGCGCGGTGCTCGCCGTCGGATCCGTCGCCTTCTACTACATTCCGCAATGGTTCGGCGCGAACGCGCTGATGATGATTGTCGCCTCGATCATCGTGGGCATCGGCACCTGCGCCTTCTCGTCGCTGCCGACCATCATGACGTTGTACGCCGGTGAAGGCAAACAGGGCGCCGCATTGTCCGCCTACAATCTCGCGGCGGGCCTCACCACGTTCGCCGGTCCCGGCGTCGCCACGATTCTTCTGCCGGTCATCGGGTACGGCGGCGTGTGCTGGACGTATGCGGCGTTGTATGTGCTGGCATTCGTGCTGACGTTGTTCATCCGGCCGCGGCAGCCCGGATTCGACGAGCATGGCCATCGGATCGCTAAGGCAAAGAACGGAACGGCGCCGCAAGACGATGCGGTGCCGGCGGTCAACACGGTATCAGAGGAGAGCATCGGCGTCGGTGTTGCCGCAGCCGAAGCCGTCTAG
- a CDS encoding zinc-dependent alcohol dehydrogenase family protein, with amino-acid sequence MKALVLTGVKKFEIQNMPTPQIEPDEVLINTVYAGVCGTDHDLYAGRPGSAAAVPPIVLGHENSGVVAAVGSEVTNVKVGDRVAVDPNIYCGQCEFCLTQRPELCDHLSAVGVTRDGGLAEQFTAPATVVYKLPDNVSLRDAAAIEPVSCAVHGLDLLKLHPYQKALVIGDGFMGQIFVQLLQAYGVHQVDLAGIFDEKLQRNKELFGVTETYNTTREQIPADSYDVIVEAVGLPATQAQAVAAAKKGAQVLMFGVGPQEAHFEMNTYDIYKKQLTIQGSFINPLTFRDAISLVSAGKMNIGGLISHELGLDEVQDFLDGKIKGVSKAVVKIGE; translated from the coding sequence ATGAAAGCTCTTGTACTGACCGGTGTCAAGAAATTCGAAATCCAGAACATGCCAACACCGCAGATCGAACCCGATGAAGTGCTGATCAACACCGTATATGCAGGTGTGTGCGGCACGGACCACGACCTGTACGCAGGTCGCCCCGGCTCCGCTGCCGCAGTTCCGCCGATCGTGCTCGGCCATGAGAACTCCGGCGTCGTCGCCGCGGTCGGTTCAGAAGTCACCAACGTCAAGGTCGGCGACCGCGTGGCCGTCGATCCGAACATCTACTGCGGCCAGTGCGAATTCTGCCTGACTCAGCGTCCGGAACTATGCGACCACTTGAGCGCGGTCGGCGTCACCCGCGACGGCGGTCTGGCCGAACAGTTCACCGCTCCCGCCACTGTGGTCTACAAGCTGCCCGACAATGTCTCCCTGCGTGACGCGGCCGCCATCGAACCGGTCTCCTGCGCGGTGCACGGACTCGATCTGCTCAAGTTGCACCCGTACCAGAAGGCGTTGGTCATCGGCGACGGCTTCATGGGGCAGATCTTCGTCCAGCTGCTGCAGGCGTACGGCGTGCATCAGGTGGATCTTGCCGGAATCTTCGACGAGAAGCTGCAGCGCAACAAGGAGCTTTTCGGCGTCACTGAAACGTACAACACCACCCGCGAGCAGATTCCGGCGGACTCCTACGACGTGATCGTCGAAGCGGTCGGCCTGCCCGCCACCCAGGCCCAGGCGGTCGCCGCGGCCAAGAAGGGCGCCCAGGTGCTGATGTTCGGCGTCGGCCCGCAGGAGGCGCATTTCGAAATGAATACGTACGACATTTACAAGAAGCAGCTGACCATCCAAGGCTCCTTCATCAACCCGCTCACCTTCCGCGATGCCATCTCGCTGGTTTCCGCCGGCAAGATGAACATCGGCGGCCTGATCAGCCACGAACTGGGGCTCGACGAGGTGCAGGACTTCCTCGACGGCAAGATCAAGGGCGTTTCCAAGGCCGTCGTCAAGATCGGCGAGTGA
- the glgX gene encoding glycogen debranching protein GlgX — MKNPSLHRYATRPGLYFTDDGGADAIVRSETADQLWFCVLEPLDQPSAFYADAVRLFNEPGLTFIDQAMKQRICTRRIPSLNLRETLFRMDGPNYGLWYVHVPQAWDGMQYGYRVNGPWDPDHGVSFNPYKLLLDPYAKGIEGSMELDPGAFSYECEIVNGKVKGSPFGPMSTIDSVGHVPVSVAIDDRATNKHDGEPSHPHVAWSKTVIYELHVKGFTANAPWLPKELRGTYAGLAHPATLSYLQDLGVTSIELLPIQAKQSELFLQERGRVNYWGYSTLGYFAPEASYATKRSQEAGAAAVRQEVIDMVRALHEAGFEVIMDVVYNHTCESGPEGPTVCWRGLDNLSYYRRTKDKMSRLYDTTGCGNTLDFTNTHVTTFAVDSLRYWAKRIGIDGFRFDLAATLARLDDEFTRYHPFLYALRSDMLLGNLKMIMEPWDCGPNGWRTGEFGIPFAEWNDRFRDCTRKFWLTDVDRMRGGEYGEMTMQEMATRLCGSSDLFATDPGRGSTASVNYVACHDGFTTADLTMYKTKHNEANGENNRDGTNDNHSVNFGHEGPSGDQIIVQQRQRATMNLLGTLLLSLGTPMLLAGDEFGNSQNGNNNAYTQDNDTTWLDWDWLYSTEQTPELKQFNLTSRLITLRKSRDLYNHEDFFTRLSEIGLLKKSDRVHWYLPNGQMPNDADWTNPSVRPFAMQLLSPDEPSLLILINGSDEVTRFHLPKDIEWEMVWSSSEIVGEYPGLGTSIERVSEFDEESESKPAGRLRNHLHRINMMYWQMKDDADDLQSADDGLSEDDPTLWTLPALSISAMKQMPTI; from the coding sequence ATGAAGAACCCGTCTTTGCACCGTTACGCAACCCGCCCAGGTCTCTACTTCACCGATGACGGTGGCGCCGACGCCATCGTCCGCTCGGAAACAGCAGACCAGCTGTGGTTTTGCGTACTTGAACCACTTGACCAGCCGAGCGCCTTCTATGCCGACGCAGTACGATTGTTCAACGAGCCGGGGCTGACCTTCATCGATCAGGCGATGAAACAGCGCATCTGCACTCGGCGAATCCCCTCGCTCAATCTTCGCGAAACACTATTCCGCATGGACGGGCCCAATTACGGACTGTGGTACGTTCACGTTCCCCAGGCTTGGGATGGCATGCAATACGGATACCGCGTCAACGGCCCATGGGACCCCGACCACGGCGTGAGCTTCAACCCGTACAAACTGTTGCTCGACCCCTATGCCAAAGGCATCGAAGGATCAATGGAGCTTGATCCCGGAGCGTTCTCCTATGAATGCGAGATCGTGAACGGCAAAGTCAAAGGTTCGCCATTCGGCCCGATGAGCACCATCGACTCCGTGGGGCATGTTCCCGTTTCCGTGGCGATAGACGACCGTGCCACCAACAAGCATGACGGTGAGCCATCACACCCGCATGTGGCATGGAGCAAAACCGTGATCTACGAGCTGCACGTCAAAGGCTTCACAGCCAACGCGCCTTGGCTTCCCAAAGAGCTTCGCGGCACCTATGCAGGTTTGGCACATCCGGCGACGCTCTCCTACCTGCAGGATTTGGGCGTCACTTCCATTGAGCTGCTGCCGATTCAAGCCAAGCAATCCGAACTGTTTCTGCAGGAACGCGGACGCGTCAACTATTGGGGATATTCGACGCTCGGCTATTTCGCGCCGGAAGCCTCATACGCCACCAAGCGCTCCCAGGAGGCCGGCGCCGCCGCCGTACGCCAGGAAGTCATTGACATGGTGCGCGCATTGCACGAGGCCGGTTTCGAAGTGATTATGGACGTGGTCTACAACCACACCTGCGAATCCGGTCCGGAAGGGCCGACCGTATGCTGGCGCGGACTTGACAATCTGTCGTACTATCGACGCACCAAAGACAAGATGAGTCGCCTGTACGACACCACCGGCTGCGGCAACACACTTGATTTCACCAACACGCACGTCACCACGTTCGCCGTGGATTCGTTGCGCTATTGGGCCAAACGCATTGGCATCGACGGATTCCGATTCGATCTCGCGGCGACGCTGGCACGTCTCGACGATGAATTCACCCGCTACCATCCGTTCCTGTATGCATTGCGTTCTGACATGCTGCTCGGCAATCTCAAAATGATCATGGAACCTTGGGATTGCGGTCCAAATGGCTGGCGCACCGGCGAATTCGGCATCCCCTTCGCCGAATGGAACGACAGGTTCCGCGATTGCACACGCAAATTCTGGCTGACCGACGTGGATCGCATGCGCGGTGGAGAATACGGCGAAATGACCATGCAGGAGATGGCCACACGTTTGTGCGGATCATCCGACCTGTTCGCCACCGATCCAGGCCGCGGTTCGACCGCGTCCGTGAATTACGTGGCATGCCATGACGGCTTCACCACAGCCGATCTGACCATGTACAAAACCAAGCATAACGAGGCCAACGGCGAAAACAACCGCGACGGAACAAACGACAATCATTCCGTCAACTTCGGTCACGAGGGCCCCAGCGGCGATCAAATCATCGTGCAGCAACGGCAACGCGCCACCATGAACCTGCTGGGTACGCTGCTGCTTTCGCTAGGCACGCCAATGCTGCTTGCCGGCGACGAATTCGGCAATTCGCAGAACGGCAACAACAACGCCTACACGCAGGATAACGACACCACCTGGCTTGATTGGGATTGGCTGTACAGTACCGAACAAACGCCGGAATTGAAGCAGTTCAATCTCACTTCCCGTTTAATCACATTGCGTAAATCCCGTGATTTGTACAATCATGAGGATTTCTTCACTCGCCTGAGCGAAATCGGTTTGCTGAAGAAATCCGATCGCGTGCATTGGTATTTGCCGAATGGACAGATGCCAAATGATGCGGATTGGACGAATCCTTCCGTCCGTCCGTTCGCCATGCAGCTGCTATCTCCCGACGAGCCAAGTCTGCTGATTCTGATCAACGGTTCCGATGAGGTCACGCGTTTTCATCTGCCGAAAGACATCGAATGGGAGATGGTCTGGTCCTCGTCGGAGATTGTCGGCGAATATCCGGGATTGGGAACGTCCATCGAACGTGTGTCGGAATTCGACGAAGAATCGGAAAGCAAGCCCGCGGGCAGACTCCGCAACCATCTGCACCGCATCAACATGATGTACTGGCAGATGAAAGACGATGCGGACGATCTGCAATCCGCCGATGATGGGCTGTCGGAAGATGATCCGACATTGTGGACGCTTCCGGCATTGAGCATCAGCGCGATGAAGCAGATGCCAACCATCTAA
- the rpsI gene encoding 30S ribosomal protein S9, giving the protein MAENTNDSQVVETEEELTNYTTETNAGAGTGTSAIEPGYGTGRRKEAVARVRLVPGDGKWTINGRTLEEYFPSKLLQREVNSPIVLLKLEGKFDAIVLVDGGGTTGQAGAIRLGVARALNAIDRDANRAALKKAGFLTRDARVVERKKAGLHKARRAPQFSKR; this is encoded by the coding sequence ATGGCTGAAAACACCAACGACTCCCAGGTTGTCGAGACCGAAGAGGAGCTCACCAACTACACCACCGAGACCAACGCTGGCGCTGGTACCGGCACCTCCGCGATCGAGCCGGGCTACGGCACCGGTCGCCGCAAGGAGGCTGTCGCCCGTGTCCGTCTGGTTCCGGGTGACGGCAAGTGGACCATCAACGGCCGCACTCTGGAGGAGTACTTCCCCTCCAAGCTGCTGCAGCGTGAGGTCAACTCCCCGATCGTTCTGCTCAAGCTCGAAGGCAAGTTCGACGCTATCGTCCTCGTTGACGGCGGCGGCACCACCGGCCAGGCCGGCGCCATCCGTCTCGGCGTGGCCCGCGCTCTGAACGCCATCGATCGTGACGCCAACCGCGCCGCCCTGAAGAAGGCTGGCTTCCTGACCCGCGACGCCCGCGTCGTGGAGCGCAAGAAGGCCGGTCTGCACAAGGCACGTCGCGCCCCGCAGTTCTCCAAGCGCTAA
- the rplM gene encoding 50S ribosomal protein L13: protein MKTFTPKPADLTHDWYVIDATDVVLGRLASQAAILLRGKNKPTFAPHADSGNHVIIINADKIALTGNKMGKELYSHSGRPGGLRRDSYAELLEKNPERIIKEAVKGMLPKNRLAKVQLDRLRIFRGAEHPHTPQKPQVFEIAQVSQQAK, encoded by the coding sequence GTGAAAACCTTCACTCCGAAACCAGCTGATCTGACTCACGACTGGTACGTCATCGACGCCACCGACGTGGTGCTTGGCCGTCTCGCCTCCCAGGCTGCAATCCTGCTGCGTGGCAAGAACAAGCCGACTTTCGCGCCGCACGCCGACTCCGGCAACCACGTGATCATCATCAATGCCGACAAGATTGCTCTGACTGGCAACAAGATGGGCAAGGAACTCTACTCGCACTCCGGCCGTCCTGGTGGTCTGCGTCGCGACTCCTACGCCGAGCTGCTCGAGAAGAACCCCGAGCGCATCATCAAGGAAGCTGTCAAGGGCATGCTGCCGAAGAACCGTCTGGCCAAGGTGCAGCTCGATCGTCTGCGTATCTTCCGCGGCGCTGAGCACCCGCACACCCCGCAGAAGCCCCAGGTCTTCGAGATCGCTCAGGTCTCGCAGCAGGCTAAGTGA
- the malQ gene encoding 4-alpha-glucanotransferase, producing the protein MSENTESKERLARPLIRLAKLVGIGTSYVGMSHDYHEIDDDVLIEILSALGIEARNDDRQKEAIHRILKERHSRLVAPTVLHTVGEEDRLLVNTGIMEIPSASIILENGESYEGTIGVGPGDGSPAFDLDGNFVSTASLIIPADVPVGYHTLHVKVGNRSQDATLISAPSQVPLIDPMKDGSLWGWMAQLYSIRSSGSWGVGDYEDLKTILVDAKRKTGADFVLVNPLHAAEPVSPLTPSPYLPVSRRLVNFTYIRPESVPEYATLPTDAKNEVDGLHSDVEPLNGDAQVIDRDAMWRSKMHALWIIFKAGRTAERQAAFDQFKTDFGSDLEAYATWCLCYDKWGAPSAQGDNWEQALGRDSQQIADLKRQFPDTLDFYRWLEWVASDQLAAAQQAAKDAGMEIGIMSDMAVGVHPLGADVWWNPERFAKGATVGAPPDMFNQQGQNWSQPPLSPLDLEATGYQTYRNMVHGMFARAGAVRIDHILGLFRLWWIPENHSATDGAYVHYDSNIMLGILAIEASRANGVVVGEDLGVMPDYVADSLSGHGILGCAVEWFEQRDGVFRTPSQWRPYALASVNTHDLPPAAGYLEYEHVKIRERLGLLTGPAEEFQASAKAEQNAMIAMLVDQGYLDADFAEHREEHEADIIDALYRALKGSPCKLLAASITDAVGEKRAQNQPGTNNEYPNWRIPLADDKGNVVPLETLFDTPGAQRFAQIFNN; encoded by the coding sequence ATGAGTGAGAATACCGAGAGTAAAGAACGATTGGCTCGTCCGCTGATTCGATTGGCCAAATTGGTGGGTATCGGTACCAGCTATGTGGGCATGAGCCACGATTATCATGAGATCGACGATGATGTGCTCATCGAAATCCTGTCTGCTCTAGGCATCGAAGCCCGAAACGACGATCGGCAAAAGGAAGCCATTCACAGGATTTTGAAGGAACGCCATAGCCGACTGGTTGCTCCAACAGTGTTGCATACCGTCGGCGAGGAAGACCGTCTGCTCGTTAACACCGGCATCATGGAGATACCTTCTGCAAGCATCATCCTGGAGAATGGTGAGTCATACGAGGGGACCATCGGAGTCGGTCCGGGAGACGGATCTCCGGCGTTCGATTTGGATGGTAACTTTGTGTCTACGGCATCGCTGATCATTCCCGCCGATGTACCGGTCGGCTATCACACCCTGCATGTCAAGGTCGGTAACCGTTCGCAGGACGCCACCCTGATTAGTGCGCCGAGCCAGGTTCCGTTGATTGACCCGATGAAGGACGGTAGCCTGTGGGGCTGGATGGCGCAGCTGTACTCGATTCGTTCCTCCGGATCATGGGGTGTCGGCGATTACGAGGATTTGAAGACCATATTGGTCGACGCCAAGCGGAAGACCGGCGCTGATTTTGTGCTGGTCAATCCGTTGCACGCCGCCGAACCGGTGTCTCCGCTTACGCCGTCGCCGTATCTTCCGGTGAGCCGTCGTCTGGTCAATTTCACGTATATTCGCCCTGAGTCGGTACCGGAATACGCCACATTGCCGACCGATGCCAAGAATGAAGTGGATGGACTGCACTCCGATGTGGAGCCGCTGAACGGCGATGCCCAGGTCATTGACCGTGACGCCATGTGGCGCAGCAAGATGCATGCTCTGTGGATTATCTTCAAGGCCGGTCGCACTGCCGAGCGTCAGGCCGCATTCGACCAGTTCAAGACGGATTTCGGTTCCGACCTCGAAGCCTATGCCACGTGGTGCCTGTGTTATGACAAGTGGGGTGCGCCCTCGGCACAAGGCGACAATTGGGAACAGGCCCTTGGCCGGGATTCTCAGCAGATTGCTGATTTGAAGCGTCAATTCCCCGATACGCTCGACTTCTACCGCTGGCTCGAATGGGTGGCGTCCGATCAGCTTGCCGCTGCGCAGCAGGCGGCCAAGGATGCCGGCATGGAAATCGGCATCATGTCTGATATGGCGGTCGGTGTGCATCCCCTCGGCGCGGATGTGTGGTGGAATCCTGAGCGGTTCGCCAAGGGCGCTACGGTTGGCGCTCCGCCGGATATGTTCAACCAGCAGGGCCAGAATTGGAGCCAACCGCCGCTGAGCCCGCTTGATTTGGAAGCCACTGGCTACCAGACCTACCGCAACATGGTGCATGGTATGTTCGCCCGTGCCGGTGCCGTGCGCATCGACCATATCCTTGGTCTGTTCCGTCTGTGGTGGATTCCTGAGAATCATTCGGCAACGGATGGTGCCTATGTGCATTACGATTCCAACATCATGCTCGGCATTCTGGCCATCGAGGCGTCCCGCGCCAACGGCGTGGTGGTCGGTGAGGATTTGGGCGTGATGCCCGATTATGTGGCCGATTCCCTGTCCGGCCACGGCATTCTCGGCTGTGCGGTCGAATGGTTCGAGCAGAGGGACGGGGTGTTCCGCACACCATCTCAATGGCGTCCGTATGCCTTGGCGTCCGTGAATACCCATGACCTGCCGCCGGCCGCCGGATACCTGGAGTATGAGCACGTCAAGATTCGCGAACGCTTGGGGCTGCTGACTGGCCCTGCTGAGGAGTTCCAAGCTTCTGCCAAGGCTGAGCAAAACGCCATGATTGCTATGCTGGTTGATCAAGGATATCTGGATGCCGATTTCGCCGAACACCGTGAGGAGCACGAGGCGGACATCATCGATGCGTTGTACCGTGCGCTGAAGGGATCTCCGTGCAAGCTGCTTGCCGCCTCGATTACCGATGCGGTGGGGGAGAAGCGTGCGCAGAACCAGCCCGGCACCAATAACGAGTATCCGAACTGGCGTATCCCGCTGGCCGACGATAAGGGCAATGTGGTGCCGCTCGAAACCCTCTTCGACACCCCCGGTGCCCAACGTTTCGCCCAAATCTTCAATAACTGA